The following are encoded in a window of Amycolatopsis lexingtonensis genomic DNA:
- a CDS encoding TetR/AcrR family transcriptional regulator, which yields MPANSTPLVNGEKANRREQIMSAAAELFAHHGFHGVGIDDIGAAVGISGPALYRHFRSKDAILGEMLNSISRYLLDGGTRWAARPGTPDDILAGLVAFHVGFALAHPALITVQERNLANLTDADRKQVRALQRQYVEVWVRAIREAMPELGERQARSAAHAVFGLINSTPYNRHLGDGELAELLSRLALGALRAVG from the coding sequence ATGCCGGCCAACTCCACGCCGCTCGTGAACGGCGAGAAGGCGAACAGACGCGAACAGATCATGTCGGCGGCCGCCGAACTGTTCGCCCACCACGGCTTCCACGGCGTCGGCATCGACGACATCGGGGCCGCGGTCGGCATCTCCGGCCCGGCGCTCTACCGGCACTTCCGCAGCAAGGACGCGATCCTCGGCGAGATGCTGAACTCGATCAGCCGCTACCTGCTCGACGGCGGCACGAGGTGGGCGGCCCGGCCCGGCACGCCGGACGACATCCTGGCCGGGCTCGTCGCGTTCCACGTCGGTTTCGCGCTCGCGCACCCAGCGCTGATCACCGTGCAGGAGCGCAACCTCGCGAACCTCACCGACGCCGACCGCAAGCAGGTGCGCGCGCTGCAGCGCCAGTACGTCGAAGTGTGGGTCCGCGCGATCCGCGAAGCCATGCCGGAGCTGGGAGAACGGCAGGCGCGGTCGGCGGCACACGCCGTGTTCGGCCTGATCAACTCGACCCCGTACAACCGCCATCTCGGTGACGGCGAACTCGCCGAACTGCTCTCCCGGCTCGCGCTGGGTGCCCTTCGCGCGGTGGGATGA
- a CDS encoding SGNH/GDSL hydrolase family protein — protein sequence MSTALGAVVLASLGVTGLAQAAGTVYAAVGDSYSSGVGAGSYGSSGSCYRSSNAYPQLWANAHSGTSFTFLACSGAKTGDVISQANSIPSNATLVTVTVGGNDAGFSDVIQTCTLGSDSDCTNRVNTAKTYVNNTLPPLLTNTYNAIKAKAPGARLVVLSYPRFYTVPGSCWVGLSDTKRSAINSGADTLASVIQSRASSAGATFVDVRPSFVGHNICSSADDYLHSLTWPVIESYHPTVAGQSGGYYTPLRAAIG from the coding sequence TTGAGCACGGCCCTGGGGGCCGTTGTCCTTGCTTCTCTCGGCGTGACGGGCCTGGCCCAAGCCGCCGGGACCGTGTACGCCGCGGTCGGCGACTCCTACTCCTCGGGAGTCGGAGCCGGCAGCTACGGCAGTTCCGGGAGCTGTTACCGCAGCTCGAACGCGTACCCGCAGCTGTGGGCCAACGCCCACAGCGGCACCTCGTTCACCTTCCTGGCCTGCTCCGGCGCCAAGACCGGCGACGTGATCAGCCAGGCGAACTCCATCCCGTCCAACGCGACCCTGGTCACCGTCACCGTGGGCGGCAACGACGCCGGCTTCAGCGACGTGATCCAGACCTGCACCCTCGGCAGTGACTCCGACTGCACCAACCGCGTCAACACGGCGAAGACGTACGTCAACAACACGCTGCCGCCGCTGCTGACCAACACCTACAACGCGATCAAGGCCAAGGCGCCGGGCGCCAGGCTCGTCGTCCTGTCCTACCCGCGCTTCTACACCGTGCCCGGCTCCTGCTGGGTCGGGCTGAGCGACACCAAGCGCTCGGCGATCAACTCGGGCGCCGACACCCTGGCGTCGGTCATCCAGTCACGGGCGTCCTCGGCGGGCGCGACCTTCGTCGACGTCCGGCCGTCGTTCGTCGGGCACAACATCTGCTCGTCGGCCGACGACTACCTGCACAGCCTGACCTGGCCGGTGATCGAGTCCTATCACCCGACCGTGGCCGGGCAGTCCGGCGGCTACTACACGCCGCTGCGTGCCGCGATCGGCTGA
- a CDS encoding TetR/AcrR family transcriptional regulator yields the protein MAGRERRSDAVANRDRIVEAARAELSESNGAAGDLKLHRVAKAAGVGQGTLYRHFPTREHLLAEVYRAELTQLVDTVAPLLAKHSPLEALARWLERLVEYARVKRGVMAAIEVPAWQDLYSSQHHRLDEALETLLDRGKAEGEIRAGVDAADVILLLGALSRIPGAEWDERAPRIVAVIVDGLRA from the coding sequence GTGGCCGGTCGTGAGCGCCGTTCGGACGCCGTCGCCAACCGCGACCGGATCGTCGAGGCCGCGCGGGCGGAACTGAGCGAGTCCAACGGGGCGGCCGGCGACCTGAAGCTGCACCGGGTCGCCAAGGCCGCGGGCGTCGGACAGGGCACGCTCTACCGGCACTTCCCGACGCGCGAGCACCTGCTGGCGGAGGTCTACCGGGCCGAGCTGACCCAGCTCGTCGACACGGTGGCGCCCCTGCTGGCGAAGCATTCCCCGCTCGAGGCGCTTGCCCGCTGGCTGGAGCGGCTGGTCGAATACGCGCGCGTCAAGCGTGGTGTGATGGCGGCGATCGAGGTGCCGGCGTGGCAGGACCTCTACTCGAGCCAGCACCACCGGCTCGACGAAGCGCTCGAAACGCTGCTGGACCGGGGAAAGGCCGAGGGCGAGATCCGCGCCGGGGTCGACGCCGCCGACGTCATCCTGCTCCTCGGAGCGCTTTCCCGGATCCCGGGAGCCGAGTGGGACGAGCGGGCGCCCCGGATCGTGGCCGTGATCGTCGACGGCCTCCGCGCCTAG